The following coding sequences are from one Seonamhaeicola sp. ML3 window:
- a CDS encoding universal stress protein: MKTILLPTDFSKNSVNAIHYATALFKDEVCKFYVLNVQKASSFISDDMMTVSSSTTIYATLIDAAKKSLSNIITGIEDKKPNAKHTFHSIVDYDNFIDSINQISSKYNIDLIIMGTKGASGLQRVLFGSNTARVMQRCHVPVLAIPDGCSFTPLKKIAFTTNHINLFKVEELKALKSILEIYNAKLFVLNVADEHHLVQKQLANMDFFGEHFPLAVHDYIDVNKKDMFDTVRQYIIDNDIEMLAMISEKHSFLDRLFTRHALETFAFSIDVPFLVMESVSGKSMT; encoded by the coding sequence ATGAAAACCATCTTGTTACCAACAGATTTTTCTAAAAATTCGGTTAATGCTATTCATTATGCCACAGCGTTGTTTAAGGATGAGGTTTGTAAATTTTATGTGCTAAACGTACAAAAGGCTTCTTCATTTATTTCAGACGATATGATGACCGTTTCATCATCTACTACCATTTATGCTACTTTAATAGATGCGGCCAAAAAATCCTTGTCAAACATCATTACTGGTATTGAAGACAAGAAACCAAATGCTAAGCATACGTTTCATTCTATAGTTGATTATGATAATTTTATAGATTCTATAAACCAAATTTCCAGTAAGTATAATATCGATTTAATCATTATGGGTACCAAAGGGGCTTCGGGCTTACAACGGGTTCTTTTTGGTAGTAATACTGCTCGTGTAATGCAACGTTGTCATGTTCCAGTTTTGGCCATTCCAGATGGCTGTTCATTTACACCACTTAAAAAAATAGCTTTTACAACAAACCATATTAACTTGTTTAAAGTTGAAGAACTTAAAGCTTTAAAAAGTATTTTAGAAATTTATAATGCCAAATTATTTGTATTGAATGTAGCCGATGAGCACCATCTGGTGCAAAAGCAATTGGCGAATATGGATTTTTTTGGTGAACATTTCCCGTTGGCAGTTCACGACTATATTGATGTTAATAAAAAGGATATGTTTGATACGGTAAGGCAGTATATTATTGATAACGATATTGAAATGCTTGCTATGATAAGCGAAAAACACTCCTTCTTAGATCGTTTATTTACAAGGCATGCGTTAGAAACCTTTGCATTTAGTATAGATGTGCCGTTTTTGGTAATGGAGAGCGTTTCTGGAAAATCCATGACTTAA
- a CDS encoding DUF3108 domain-containing protein, which produces MIRCLILLMLFMSLSVGAQNTAVGYNEKLVYTASYNMSGILNDIAEISMETSPVKTSKATFLRLKCNAATYSQWDSFFKIRDLYESYVSPKTLKPYVYKRNINEGGYYKEMKYTFSHNTNTIKSVQTKKNNRIEKRDFKFNTGTKDIVSTIYSIRLLDFESMEVGQRKVTTIVFDRKETKATITYLGKEQINTAIGKKECYKIAIGSESKIIEGSRDNLLWLTADANKIMVYGKFKIPVGNGELKIKSASGLKN; this is translated from the coding sequence ATGATACGTTGCCTTATTTTACTTATGCTTTTTATGAGCCTCTCGGTTGGTGCCCAGAATACTGCCGTTGGGTATAACGAAAAACTAGTCTACACAGCCTCATACAATATGTCTGGCATTTTAAACGATATTGCAGAAATATCTATGGAAACAAGCCCTGTTAAGACATCGAAAGCAACCTTTTTAAGGTTAAAGTGTAATGCGGCCACCTATAGCCAATGGGATAGCTTTTTCAAAATAAGAGATCTTTATGAAAGTTATGTTAGCCCTAAAACCCTAAAACCCTATGTATACAAACGCAACATAAACGAAGGGGGCTATTATAAGGAAATGAAATACACATTCAGCCATAATACCAATACCATTAAATCGGTTCAAACCAAAAAGAACAACCGCATAGAAAAACGGGATTTTAAGTTTAACACCGGTACGAAAGATATTGTTTCGACTATTTATTCCATAAGGTTACTAGATTTTGAATCGATGGAGGTTGGGCAACGAAAAGTAACAACAATTGTTTTTGACCGAAAGGAAACCAAAGCAACCATTACCTATTTGGGTAAAGAGCAAATAAATACCGCTATAGGAAAAAAGGAGTGTTACAAAATAGCCATTGGAAGCGAATCTAAAATTATTGAAGGAAGTAGAGATAACTTGTTATGGCTCACTGCCGATGCCAATAAAATAATGGTCTACGGAAAATTTAAGATTCCAGTTGGCAATGGGGAATTAAAAATAAAGTCTGCTTCAGGTTTAAAAAATTAA
- a CDS encoding FUSC family protein: MKKLFTILAIITSVLAIILAVLPVFNLAIIPSIFALIFGLLAFYFSKKTGQVKKIIQFTFLLTTMALVLTIYKAIFNTSEVADTTGLEATELQSEEEAIEDLEDLEIDAELGDIEL, translated from the coding sequence ATGAAAAAACTGTTTACCATACTCGCAATAATCACCTCGGTACTAGCCATTATCTTGGCCGTATTACCGGTTTTTAACCTAGCTATAATTCCTTCGATTTTTGCTTTAATCTTTGGATTATTAGCTTTTTATTTTTCAAAAAAAACAGGGCAAGTAAAAAAAATAATTCAGTTTACATTTTTATTAACCACCATGGCTCTTGTGCTTACCATTTATAAAGCCATATTTAATACTTCTGAAGTTGCAGATACAACAGGTTTAGAGGCAACAGAGTTACAGTCTGAAGAAGAGGCCATTGAAGACCTCGAAGACCTTGAAATCGATGCTGAACTTGGTGATATCGAATTATAA
- a CDS encoding M28 family peptidase: protein MKIFCILSAFALVGTCATPKYSTKIKNLEDSITIVDSATVIQYANTITAKELKTQLYMISSDQFGGRAPGTYGHKRAEEFVMSFYTKENIAGAYGEKQYIQTVPSEFFQNKTKTTNNVLAFIEGSENPEEVIVISAHLDHIGLDKKGNVNNGADDNGSGTVAMLQMAQAFNLAKKAGKGPKRSILFAHFTAEEIGKKGSEYYTLHPAFPIKNTVADLNMDMIGRVDDLHETDKNYLYLIGSDRLSKELHYISEKVNNTFFNINLDYKYNSVGDRNDYYSRSDHYNFANKEVPVIFYFNGIHEDYHKHTDTAEKIDYLLLQKRAQLVFATAWQIANQEHRVVLDEHNTFLK from the coding sequence ATGAAAATCTTTTGCATTCTCTCAGCATTTGCCCTCGTTGGTACTTGTGCCACGCCAAAATACTCTACTAAAATCAAAAATCTTGAGGACAGTATAACCATAGTAGATAGTGCTACGGTAATACAATATGCAAACACTATAACTGCTAAAGAGTTAAAGACACAACTCTACATGATTTCATCAGATCAATTTGGTGGAAGAGCTCCCGGAACTTATGGACATAAACGAGCCGAAGAGTTTGTAATGTCTTTCTATACAAAAGAAAATATTGCTGGGGCCTATGGCGAAAAGCAATATATTCAAACCGTTCCATCAGAGTTTTTTCAAAATAAAACCAAAACTACCAATAATGTACTTGCCTTTATAGAAGGTTCTGAAAACCCCGAAGAGGTTATTGTTATTTCTGCACACCTAGATCACATTGGGTTGGATAAAAAAGGGAACGTCAATAATGGTGCAGACGACAACGGCTCGGGAACTGTAGCCATGTTACAAATGGCTCAAGCCTTCAACTTAGCTAAAAAAGCTGGTAAAGGCCCTAAAAGAAGTATTCTATTTGCGCATTTTACCGCCGAGGAAATTGGAAAAAAAGGTTCTGAATACTACACGCTTCATCCTGCATTTCCTATTAAAAATACGGTTGCCGATTTAAATATGGACATGATAGGCCGTGTAGACGATTTACACGAAACAGATAAAAACTACTTATACTTAATTGGTTCTGATAGACTGAGCAAGGAATTACACTATATATCCGAAAAAGTAAACAACACCTTCTTTAATATAAACCTAGATTACAAATACAATTCTGTTGGAGATAGAAACGATTATTATTCCAGATCAGACCATTATAATTTTGCCAATAAAGAAGTTCCGGTCATTTTTTACTTTAATGGAATACATGAAGATTATCACAAGCACACAGATACGGCTGAAAAAATAGATTACCTTTTGTTACAAAAACGTGCCCAATTGGTTTTTGCTACGGCTTGGCAAATTGCTAATCAAGAACATCGGGTGGTTCTCGATGAACATAATACATTCTTAAAATAA
- a CDS encoding M28 family metallopeptidase, producing MKKIILIPFIVLLTISCSSSKNKKKSKDRDPTTYANTITASELKDMLYIYASDDYEGRKTGEPGQKKAVEFIKNQYVSNGIPSPISEDDYFQEIPASYFKGHVGASENVMAYIKGSEKPEEVIVISAHLDHIGVSENGEINNGADDDGSGTVAILEIAEAFKTATDKGHGPKRSILFLHVTGEEIGLYGSRYYTDVDPIFPLENTVANLNMDMIGRIDKKYKYNPNYIYLIGSNRLSDELHDISEAMNETYVKLKIDYTYNAKTDPNRFYFRSDHYNFAKNNIPSIFYFNGTHEDYHRPTDTPDKIEYELLATRAKLVFYTAWELANRAERIKVDEEKKF from the coding sequence ATGAAAAAAATCATATTAATACCATTTATTGTCCTCCTAACAATTTCGTGTAGCTCTTCGAAAAACAAAAAGAAAAGCAAGGATAGAGACCCAACAACCTATGCAAATACCATTACTGCAAGTGAGTTAAAAGATATGTTATATATCTATGCTTCCGATGACTATGAAGGCAGAAAAACAGGAGAACCAGGCCAAAAAAAGGCAGTTGAGTTCATTAAAAATCAATATGTTTCCAACGGTATCCCATCACCTATTTCTGAAGACGATTATTTTCAGGAAATACCAGCATCTTATTTTAAAGGACATGTAGGTGCTTCGGAAAACGTTATGGCATATATTAAAGGAAGTGAAAAGCCAGAAGAAGTTATTGTTATTTCAGCCCACTTAGACCATATAGGTGTTTCTGAAAATGGTGAAATTAATAATGGTGCAGATGATGATGGTTCTGGTACTGTAGCTATTCTCGAAATAGCGGAAGCCTTTAAAACAGCAACAGATAAAGGACACGGTCCCAAACGTTCTATTTTATTCCTGCATGTTACAGGAGAGGAAATAGGACTTTACGGATCACGTTATTACACCGATGTAGACCCTATATTTCCTTTAGAGAATACAGTAGCAAATCTTAACATGGATATGATTGGACGAATAGACAAAAAATACAAGTATAACCCCAACTATATTTATTTAATTGGATCGAATAGGCTAAGCGATGAATTACATGACATTTCTGAAGCCATGAACGAAACATACGTTAAACTTAAAATTGACTATACTTATAACGCAAAAACCGACCCAAATCGCTTTTATTTTCGTTCTGATCATTACAATTTTGCCAAAAATAATATTCCCTCAATTTTCTATTTTAATGGCACACACGAAGACTATCACAGACCCACAGACACACCAGATAAGATAGAGTACGAACTCCTGGCCACAAGAGCTAAACTCGTTTTTTACACCGCTTGGGAACTGGCCAACAGAGCAGAACGTATTAAAGTTGATGAGGAAAAGAAATTTTAA
- the bshB1 gene encoding bacillithiol biosynthesis deacetylase BshB1 — MKLDILAIGAHPDDVELGCGATLAKEIANGKTVGIVDLTRGELGTRGTAETRAAESEMAKNILGVSIRINMGFADGFFVNDKQHQLELIKVIRKYQPDIVLCNAIEDRHIDHAKGSELVSSACFLSGLVKIETKFGTEKALQDCWRPKQVYHYIQWKNIEPDFVVDVSGFIEKKIAAVMAYKTQFYDENNKGPETPISSKNFTDSVEYRARDLGRLIGAEHAEGFTTERYAAVESLYDLK, encoded by the coding sequence ATGAAATTAGATATTTTGGCTATTGGGGCCCATCCAGATGATGTAGAATTAGGTTGTGGTGCTACACTAGCTAAAGAAATTGCAAATGGTAAAACGGTCGGAATTGTAGATCTTACACGAGGTGAACTAGGTACTCGTGGAACAGCAGAAACAAGAGCGGCCGAATCTGAAATGGCTAAAAATATTCTGGGTGTTTCGATTCGTATTAATATGGGATTTGCCGATGGCTTTTTTGTAAATGATAAACAGCATCAATTAGAGCTTATTAAGGTAATTAGAAAATACCAACCCGATATTGTGTTATGTAATGCCATAGAAGATAGGCATATAGATCATGCTAAAGGGAGTGAGTTGGTTAGTAGTGCTTGTTTCTTAAGCGGATTAGTTAAGATTGAAACTAAATTTGGTACAGAAAAAGCGTTACAGGATTGTTGGCGACCAAAACAGGTTTATCACTATATCCAGTGGAAAAATATAGAACCAGATTTTGTGGTTGATGTTTCTGGGTTTATAGAGAAAAAAATAGCAGCTGTTATGGCCTATAAAACCCAATTTTACGATGAAAATAATAAAGGGCCTGAAACACCAATTTCTAGTAAAAATTTTACAGACAGTGTTGAATATAGAGCTCGTGATTTAGGGCGTTTAATAGGGGCAGAGCATGCAGAGGGCTTTACCACAGAGCGTTATGCTGCCGTAGAGAGTCTGTACGATTTAAAGTAG